One Pectobacterium polaris DNA window includes the following coding sequences:
- a CDS encoding NAD(P)H-dependent oxidoreductase — MTLIILAHPDIENSIANSTIVTELQHGLSELEVRDIFRLNSDYKINEKEEQAALLRHDLIILQYPMYWYNIPAILKAWFDQVFTYQFAYGSQGDKLKNKYLLPSLTIGQPECNFLQEKGFPLMDSLLMPIKMSAEYSQMHYVEPVILYDTSTVSGHTESDIRAKAEIHSQKLMGIINMSREIAE, encoded by the coding sequence ATGACATTAATAATATTGGCACATCCAGATATCGAGAATTCTATAGCAAATAGTACTATTGTAACTGAATTACAACATGGTCTTTCTGAACTAGAAGTACGTGATATTTTTCGATTAAACAGTGATTATAAAATTAATGAAAAAGAAGAACAGGCAGCGTTATTGCGTCATGACTTGATTATTCTGCAATATCCTATGTATTGGTATAATATTCCAGCCATTCTAAAAGCATGGTTTGATCAGGTTTTTACCTATCAATTTGCTTATGGTTCACAAGGCGATAAGCTTAAAAATAAGTATCTGTTGCCAAGCCTTACCATTGGTCAACCGGAATGTAATTTTTTACAAGAAAAAGGTTTCCCATTGATGGACAGTTTATTAATGCCAATAAAAATGTCGGCTGAGTATTCTCAGATGCACTATGTAGAGCCTGTCATTTTGTATGATACTTCAACCGTGTCCGGCCATACTGAATCAGATATTAGAGCTAAAGCAGAAATTCACAGTCAAAAGCTAATGGGCATAATTAATATGAGTAGAGAAATAGCAGAATAG
- a CDS encoding winged helix-turn-helix transcriptional regulator yields the protein MTTKVTKNADCKVFFNDKTYPCPVSMVMDLIGGKWKGVILYYLKDSNKRFSELRRNIPQITEMTLSLQLKKLEIDGLITREIFGEKPPLKVVYSLSEFGQSFKPVLEAISLWANNEIVEI from the coding sequence ATGACAACAAAAGTCACTAAAAATGCGGATTGTAAGGTTTTTTTTAATGATAAAACCTATCCTTGCCCGGTTAGCATGGTGATGGATTTGATCGGTGGGAAATGGAAAGGCGTTATTCTCTATTACTTGAAAGATAGCAATAAAAGGTTCAGTGAATTGCGCAGAAACATCCCTCAAATCACTGAAATGACATTAAGCTTACAACTTAAAAAACTCGAAATAGACGGACTTATCACGCGAGAAATTTTTGGTGAAAAACCGCCACTCAAAGTGGTTTACTCCCTATCCGAGTTCGGCCAATCATTTAAACCTGTGCTTGAGGCCATATCTCTATGGGCGAATAATGAAATAGTCGAAATTTAA
- a CDS encoding FAD:protein FMN transferase: MPSVDNAYVYSVHLMGSPILLKLFVHDEIAVRQVFQRIKQLEDLLTVNRVQSEVMSINHAAGKAYVSVSPIVFELIKRAKAVSLIENSGFNVAIGPVVKLWKIGFSGSTVPDSESIQRALALTHPGRIILREQDCAVMLESAGMEIDLGAIAKGYIADIVRDVLHQHAIQDALINLGGNVLAIGSALTDEQGLWSVGLQKPFADRDSLLGIIKVKNKSVVTSGVYERFFTVDDRIYHHIIDPRTGYPLDNELHSVTVISNDSLDGDIYTTLLYGMGVSAGIHFLQNQPDIEAIFVTKTKEIIFSSQRNYVFELLDKDYSVTNL; this comes from the coding sequence ATGCCTTCTGTCGATAACGCTTACGTCTATTCTGTTCACCTGATGGGCAGCCCCATTCTGCTCAAACTGTTTGTCCATGATGAAATCGCTGTCAGGCAAGTTTTCCAGCGCATCAAGCAGCTTGAAGACTTGCTAACCGTTAATCGGGTGCAGTCGGAAGTGATGAGCATCAACCACGCGGCGGGAAAAGCGTACGTTTCGGTGAGCCCAATTGTCTTTGAGCTGATTAAACGCGCCAAAGCGGTGAGTCTGATTGAAAACAGCGGCTTTAACGTCGCGATTGGTCCTGTCGTGAAACTATGGAAAATCGGTTTTAGCGGCAGCACGGTGCCTGACAGCGAATCGATACAACGGGCGCTGGCATTAACGCATCCCGGGCGCATTATTCTCAGAGAGCAGGACTGCGCCGTGATGCTGGAAAGCGCGGGAATGGAGATCGATCTGGGCGCGATTGCGAAAGGCTATATCGCCGATATCGTCCGGGACGTTCTGCATCAACATGCGATTCAGGATGCGCTGATCAATCTGGGGGGAAACGTGCTGGCTATCGGCAGCGCGCTGACGGATGAACAAGGGCTATGGAGCGTCGGGTTGCAGAAGCCTTTCGCGGATCGCGATAGCCTGTTGGGCATTATTAAAGTGAAGAACAAATCCGTGGTGACATCCGGCGTCTATGAACGTTTTTTTACCGTGGACGACCGTATTTATCATCATATTATCGATCCCCGGACGGGTTACCCGCTGGATAATGAACTGCACAGCGTAACGGTTATCTCGAACGACTCTCTCGACGGCGATATCTACACCACGCTGCTCTATGGCATGGGCGTCAGCGCCGGCATTCACTTTCTACAAAACCAGCCGGATATCGAAGCCATCTTTGTGACAAAGACCAAAGAGATTATTTTCTCTTCGCAGCGGAATTATGTGTTTGAGTTGCTGGATAAGGATTATTCTGTGACTAATTTGTAA
- a CDS encoding flavocytochrome c, whose translation MKNNHHDLFAAFTLPNGATLKNRVLMAPMTTCSGFYDGSVTKELVEYYQARAGSIGTVIVECCFIDDKGLAFPGAIGIDNDEKIAGLAKIATAIKEKGSTAILQIYHGGRMVEPRFIGGATPVAPSAIAAPRAGAIVPVALSGDEVEAMIGKFGDAVHRAIQAGFDGVEIHGANTYLIQQFYSPHSNQRSDKWGGSRDKRAAFPLAVLDITHEVADKYADPSFIIGYRFSPEEIEEPGIHFDDSLYLLEKLAARGLDYVHFSMGNILRSSIIETNDPTPLIKKYVARCSATLAAIPVIGVGDIVNQADADAALENGYDLIAVGRACIAYPDWTDRIAEQEKLDLYIASDKREALTIPEPLWRFSLVEAMIRDVNLTGKKFKSGIYQENVQDECGELRIAIHFEQNRVADIALENSEIDDSLKISFEIIRERILDTNSPHVDAVTGATAQSEAIKKAVTKAMVKSSKDAIIADGGNPDARREADVVVIGSGGAGLAAAIQASEEGARVIVIEKMPVIGGNTIKASAGMNAAGTVFQQHKGIEDSQALFYDETLKSGKQKNNPALVQYFVDHASDAINWLAQHDIELSDITTTGGMSVDRTHRPANGAAVGGYLVSGLIKNLNKYNIEVLLETSVTEIVQEKGKVSAVRVVNDDQEESLIATKAVIVATGGFSANQAMVESYRPDLKGFVTTNHKGATGGGIRLLEQIGADTVDMGEIQTHPTVEQTTSYLISESIRGGGAILVSQRGKRFFNEMETRDNVSSAIVNLPEEYAYILFDEQVRNRNRAVEEYVAQGLTVSADSVAELADKLNMPPAALHATFERYNAFIADKHDEDFGRTTGMRDPLNQAPYYAIKVAPGVHHTMGGVTINEKAEVLNRHKETISGAYAAGEVVGGIHGANRIGGNAVADIIIFGIQAGIQAAAYARAPRRSDAFPTKARKPKFAKTTSKTTAKTAENQPMLVAE comes from the coding sequence ATGAAGAATAATCACCATGATCTATTTGCCGCTTTTACACTCCCCAACGGCGCGACGCTGAAAAATCGGGTACTGATGGCTCCCATGACCACCTGTAGTGGGTTTTACGATGGGAGTGTGACCAAAGAGCTGGTGGAATATTATCAGGCCAGAGCTGGCAGCATCGGCACCGTGATTGTGGAATGCTGTTTTATTGATGACAAAGGGTTGGCTTTTCCCGGTGCGATAGGGATAGATAACGACGAGAAAATTGCCGGACTGGCCAAAATTGCGACGGCGATTAAAGAAAAAGGCTCGACGGCGATCCTGCAAATTTATCACGGCGGCCGTATGGTCGAACCACGTTTTATCGGTGGCGCGACGCCGGTTGCTCCGAGCGCCATTGCCGCGCCGCGCGCGGGTGCCATCGTTCCGGTTGCACTGTCGGGCGACGAGGTTGAGGCCATGATTGGCAAGTTTGGCGATGCCGTTCATCGTGCCATTCAGGCGGGTTTTGATGGCGTGGAAATTCACGGTGCGAACACTTACCTGATCCAACAGTTCTATTCTCCGCACTCTAACCAGCGTTCAGATAAATGGGGCGGCAGCCGTGACAAACGCGCGGCCTTCCCGCTGGCGGTGTTGGATATCACCCACGAGGTCGCGGATAAATACGCCGATCCTTCGTTCATCATCGGCTATCGTTTCTCGCCGGAAGAAATCGAAGAACCCGGCATTCATTTTGATGATTCTCTCTATCTGCTGGAAAAATTAGCGGCGCGCGGGCTGGATTATGTTCATTTCTCTATGGGCAATATTCTGCGCTCGTCCATTATCGAAACAAACGACCCGACCCCGCTGATTAAGAAATATGTTGCCCGCTGTTCCGCGACATTAGCCGCGATTCCGGTTATTGGCGTAGGGGATATTGTCAATCAGGCAGACGCGGATGCGGCGCTGGAAAATGGTTATGACCTGATTGCCGTCGGCAGAGCCTGTATTGCTTATCCAGACTGGACAGATCGCATTGCCGAGCAGGAAAAACTCGATCTTTATATTGCCAGCGATAAACGTGAAGCATTGACGATCCCTGAACCGCTGTGGCGTTTTTCATTAGTTGAAGCCATGATTCGGGACGTGAATTTAACCGGCAAAAAATTTAAATCCGGGATTTATCAGGAAAACGTTCAGGATGAATGTGGCGAGCTGCGAATTGCTATCCATTTTGAGCAGAATCGAGTCGCCGATATTGCGCTGGAGAATAGCGAGATTGATGATTCACTGAAAATCAGTTTTGAGATTATCCGCGAACGCATTCTGGATACCAATAGCCCCCATGTTGATGCCGTAACGGGCGCAACGGCGCAGAGTGAAGCGATTAAAAAGGCCGTCACCAAGGCGATGGTGAAATCGAGTAAAGACGCCATTATTGCCGACGGCGGTAATCCAGACGCGCGTCGTGAAGCGGATGTGGTGGTGATTGGCAGCGGTGGCGCGGGGCTGGCGGCAGCGATTCAAGCCAGCGAAGAGGGCGCGCGCGTTATCGTCATTGAAAAGATGCCAGTCATCGGTGGCAATACTATCAAGGCCTCTGCTGGTATGAACGCGGCGGGAACCGTCTTCCAACAACATAAAGGTATCGAAGATAGCCAGGCGCTGTTCTATGACGAAACGCTGAAAAGTGGCAAACAGAAGAACAATCCTGCGCTGGTGCAATATTTCGTCGATCATGCGTCTGACGCGATTAACTGGCTGGCGCAGCACGACATTGAACTGAGCGACATTACCACGACGGGCGGCATGAGCGTTGACAGAACGCATCGCCCTGCCAACGGTGCAGCGGTGGGTGGCTATCTGGTCAGCGGACTGATTAAGAACCTCAATAAATACAATATTGAGGTGCTGCTGGAAACGTCGGTAACCGAAATTGTGCAGGAGAAGGGCAAGGTTAGTGCCGTCAGAGTCGTCAATGATGATCAGGAAGAGAGCCTGATTGCGACAAAAGCGGTGATTGTTGCCACGGGCGGTTTTAGTGCCAATCAGGCGATGGTGGAGTCATACCGCCCAGACCTGAAAGGCTTCGTCACCACCAACCACAAAGGTGCTACGGGCGGCGGTATTCGCCTGCTGGAACAGATCGGCGCGGATACGGTGGACATGGGGGAAATTCAAACCCATCCGACGGTTGAACAGACAACCTCTTATCTGATCTCCGAATCCATTCGCGGTGGCGGGGCTATTCTGGTGTCGCAGCGTGGGAAGCGTTTCTTTAACGAAATGGAAACGCGGGATAACGTCTCGTCAGCCATCGTCAACCTGCCGGAAGAGTACGCGTACATCCTGTTCGACGAGCAGGTCAGAAACCGCAATCGGGCGGTCGAAGAGTATGTCGCACAAGGGCTGACCGTCAGCGCGGACAGCGTCGCTGAGCTGGCCGATAAGCTCAACATGCCGCCAGCTGCGCTGCACGCCACGTTCGAACGTTACAATGCCTTTATTGCCGATAAACACGATGAAGATTTTGGCCGTACCACGGGGATGCGTGATCCGCTGAATCAGGCACCGTACTACGCGATTAAGGTGGCGCCGGGCGTGCATCATACGATGGGCGGCGTGACTATTAATGAAAAAGCGGAAGTACTGAATCGCCATAAAGAGACGATCTCCGGGGCTTATGCCGCAGGGGAAGTAGTTGGTGGTATTCACGGTGCGAATCGCATTGGCGGCAACGCCGTAGCGGATATCATTATCTTCGGGATTCAGGCGGGGATTCAGGCGGCGGCCTATGCGCGGGCACCGCGTCGTTCCGATGCTTTTCCGACGAAAGCGCGTAAGCCAAAGTTTGCGAAAACTACGTCAAAAACCACGGCGAAAACGGCTGAAAATCAACCGATGCTGGTAGCCGAGTAA
- a CDS encoding glycoside hydrolase family 31 protein, whose product MKTLKNWVFRHQSADHVELLVDDKHVFRLYVLEPMLARVLVKQHGELKLNRTWSIAPQQDVPWQGRSRESCEGFSLPGFSLEQLDDALRISTARMRITIHQPLWLAWEYCDEQGEWQPFAADRPTSAYLLNPHGDGVAHYQRRFPTERYYGLGEKAGDLERTGRRFEFRNLDAMGYNAASTDPLYKHVPFTITRRDDVSFGLFYDNLSTTWLDLGNEIDNYHLAYRRYQAEAGDLDYYLFIGPRVLDVTKAFVRLTGKTLFGPKWSLGYSGSTMHYTDAPDAQQQLMKFIALCREHHIPCDSFQLSSGYTSINNKRYVFNWNHDKVPQPEVMSQAFHDAGLKLAANIKPCLLQDHPKYDEVSAQGLFIRDSESDVPERSSFWDDEGSHLDFTNPATVAWWQENVTRQLLGKGIDSTWNDNNEYEVWDGEARCHGFGETMAIKHIRPLMPLLMMRASLEAQQRFAPTLRPYLISRSGCAGMQRYVQTWSGDNRTNWQTLRYNTRMGIGMSLSGLFNVGHDVGGFSGDKPDAELFVRWVQNGVMHPRFTIHSWNDDHTVNEPWMYPAVTPAIRSAIELRYRLLPYFYTLLWQASADDEPMLRPMFLDHEQDSATLEETDDFMLGRDILVASVVEQGQRQRTVYLPANTSGWYDFHSGQWFSGGQTVVLDAPLERLPLLVRAGAMIPLSARTAHVSPREDDQREFLLFPPVAGGTDSGLLFEDDGETWQWREGNALWLRWEIRTDSQRIDVTFTSEGRYQPAWQHATLRLPAGEQRQLYINGVHTETYQHQ is encoded by the coding sequence ATGAAAACGTTGAAAAATTGGGTGTTCCGTCATCAGAGTGCCGACCATGTTGAGCTGCTGGTGGACGACAAACATGTGTTTCGCCTGTACGTGCTGGAACCGATGTTGGCCCGCGTGCTGGTTAAACAGCATGGCGAGCTGAAGCTGAACCGCACCTGGAGCATCGCGCCGCAGCAGGATGTCCCTTGGCAGGGGCGCAGCCGTGAGAGCTGCGAGGGTTTCAGCCTGCCGGGATTCTCGCTGGAACAACTGGACGATGCGCTGCGTATCAGCACCGCGCGGATGCGAATTACGATTCATCAGCCGCTGTGGCTGGCGTGGGAATATTGCGATGAACAGGGCGAATGGCAGCCGTTTGCTGCCGATCGACCCACCAGCGCCTATCTGCTCAACCCACACGGTGATGGCGTGGCGCACTATCAGCGCCGTTTCCCGACGGAGCGCTATTACGGGCTGGGTGAGAAGGCTGGCGACCTTGAACGCACCGGACGTCGGTTTGAGTTCCGCAATCTGGATGCGATGGGCTACAACGCGGCGAGCACCGATCCGCTGTATAAGCATGTGCCGTTTACCATTACCCGACGTGACGATGTCAGCTTCGGCCTGTTTTACGATAACCTGAGCACGACCTGGCTCGATCTCGGCAATGAAATCGATAACTATCATCTGGCTTATCGACGCTATCAGGCGGAGGCGGGCGATCTCGACTATTACCTGTTCATCGGGCCGCGCGTGTTGGATGTCACGAAAGCATTTGTGCGCCTGACGGGGAAAACGCTCTTTGGGCCAAAATGGAGCCTGGGTTACAGCGGTTCCACCATGCATTACACCGATGCACCGGATGCGCAGCAGCAGCTGATGAAATTTATCGCGCTGTGCCGGGAACATCATATCCCGTGTGATTCGTTCCAACTCTCATCGGGCTACACGTCGATCAACAATAAGCGCTATGTGTTTAACTGGAACCACGACAAAGTTCCCCAGCCGGAAGTGATGTCGCAGGCTTTCCACGATGCGGGCCTCAAACTGGCTGCCAATATCAAACCCTGTTTACTGCAAGATCACCCGAAATACGACGAGGTGTCGGCGCAGGGGCTGTTTATCCGCGATTCCGAATCCGATGTGCCAGAGCGCTCCAGCTTTTGGGACGATGAAGGTTCGCACCTTGATTTCACCAATCCGGCAACGGTGGCGTGGTGGCAGGAGAACGTCACCCGACAGCTGCTGGGGAAAGGGATTGATTCAACGTGGAATGACAATAACGAATATGAAGTCTGGGATGGTGAAGCCCGCTGCCACGGATTCGGCGAAACGATGGCGATCAAACACATTCGCCCGCTGATGCCGCTGTTGATGATGCGCGCCTCGCTGGAGGCACAGCAGCGTTTTGCTCCGACGCTACGCCCTTATCTGATCTCGCGTTCCGGCTGTGCGGGCATGCAGCGCTACGTGCAGACCTGGAGCGGCGATAACCGTACCAACTGGCAGACGCTGCGTTACAACACGCGGATGGGAATCGGGATGAGTCTGTCCGGCCTGTTTAATGTCGGGCACGACGTTGGCGGGTTTTCGGGCGATAAGCCAGACGCCGAGCTGTTTGTGCGCTGGGTACAAAACGGCGTGATGCACCCGCGTTTCACCATTCATTCCTGGAATGACGACCATACGGTAAACGAACCGTGGATGTATCCCGCGGTAACGCCTGCGATACGCAGCGCTATTGAGCTTCGCTACCGTCTGCTGCCGTATTTTTATACCTTGCTGTGGCAGGCTAGCGCGGACGATGAACCGATGCTGCGCCCGATGTTCCTCGACCACGAGCAGGACAGCGCGACGCTGGAGGAAACCGACGATTTCATGCTGGGACGAGATATTCTGGTCGCCAGCGTGGTTGAGCAGGGACAGCGCCAGCGCACGGTCTACCTGCCGGCGAATACGTCAGGCTGGTACGATTTTCATTCTGGTCAGTGGTTCAGCGGCGGACAGACAGTCGTGCTGGATGCGCCGTTGGAACGGCTCCCGCTTTTGGTCAGAGCGGGTGCGATGATTCCGCTGTCGGCGCGAACGGCCCACGTCAGTCCGCGTGAAGATGACCAGCGTGAATTCCTGCTCTTCCCGCCTGTCGCGGGTGGTACGGACAGCGGGCTGCTGTTCGAAGACGATGGCGAGACGTGGCAATGGCGTGAAGGTAACGCGCTGTGGCTGCGCTGGGAAATCCGCACGGATAGCCAACGGATTGACGTGACGTTTACATCGGAAGGGCGATACCAGCCCGCTTGGCAGCATGCGACGCTGCGCCTGCCGGCGGGCGAGCAACGCCAGCTGTACATTAACGGCGTTCATACGGAGACCTATCAACACCAATAA
- a CDS encoding MFS transporter has protein sequence MSLDINSSPIATKGKRTFRNLRWWVLSLFLLGVTVNYITRNSLGILAPELKTSMGITTEQYSWIVGAFQLAYTIFQPICGWLIDVIGLKIGFMICAVIWALMCIFHAGAGSWLHLAILRFFMGASEAAATPANAKTLGEWFPKKERPIAAGWAGVGFSIGAMLAPPIIVVAHAYLGWQGAFMFSGGLALLWVILWWLFYHNPENHPNLSREELDFIRQDNEAPPVKLPFFTALKTVSKNKRFYGIAIPAFMAEPAWAVLSFWVPLYLANERGMDLKQIAMFAWLPFLAADLGSIASGYLTRLYTRWFGCSRVNSIVASSVTGAFLMLSLALVAISKDPWVAILLISIGGFGHQVISCMLSALVVESFDKGQMATVNGMRGSFAWIASFLFSLLIGVTADKIGFNPLFVAMGFFDLIGAIFLIAFIAERRGKTRSQA, from the coding sequence ATGAGTCTCGACATCAATTCGTCCCCCATCGCTACCAAAGGTAAACGGACATTCAGAAACCTGCGTTGGTGGGTGCTGAGCCTGTTTCTGCTTGGCGTTACCGTGAATTACATCACCCGTAATTCACTGGGCATTCTGGCACCCGAACTGAAAACCAGTATGGGCATCACCACCGAGCAATACTCCTGGATTGTCGGTGCATTCCAACTGGCGTATACCATTTTCCAGCCGATTTGCGGCTGGCTGATCGATGTCATCGGCCTGAAAATTGGCTTTATGATCTGCGCGGTGATCTGGGCGCTGATGTGCATCTTCCACGCGGGGGCGGGAAGCTGGCTGCATCTGGCGATCTTGCGTTTCTTTATGGGCGCGTCCGAAGCGGCAGCGACACCGGCGAATGCCAAAACGCTGGGCGAGTGGTTCCCTAAAAAGGAACGCCCGATTGCGGCAGGCTGGGCCGGTGTCGGTTTCTCTATCGGTGCGATGCTGGCACCGCCGATTATCGTTGTGGCGCATGCCTATCTGGGCTGGCAGGGCGCGTTTATGTTCAGCGGTGGGCTGGCACTGCTGTGGGTGATTCTGTGGTGGCTGTTCTATCACAACCCCGAAAATCACCCCAATTTAAGCCGTGAGGAGCTGGATTTCATCCGTCAGGACAATGAAGCACCGCCGGTCAAACTGCCTTTCTTCACCGCGCTGAAAACCGTCTCAAAAAATAAACGCTTCTACGGTATCGCGATTCCCGCATTTATGGCGGAGCCCGCGTGGGCCGTGCTCAGTTTTTGGGTGCCGCTCTATCTGGCAAATGAGCGCGGTATGGATCTGAAACAAATCGCGATGTTTGCGTGGCTGCCGTTTCTTGCTGCCGATCTTGGCAGTATCGCCAGTGGCTATCTCACCCGACTTTATACCCGCTGGTTCGGCTGCTCGCGCGTTAACTCGATTGTGGCGAGTTCGGTCACGGGCGCGTTTCTGATGCTGTCGCTGGCGCTGGTTGCCATCAGTAAAGATCCGTGGGTGGCGATTCTGCTGATTTCCATCGGTGGGTTTGGCCATCAGGTGATTTCCTGCATGTTGAGCGCACTGGTGGTGGAATCGTTCGATAAAGGGCAGATGGCAACGGTGAACGGGATGCGCGGTTCATTTGCCTGGATTGCCAGCTTCCTGTTCTCGCTGCTGATTGGCGTCACCGCCGACAAAATTGGGTTTAACCCGCTGTTTGTCGCGATGGGATTCTTCGATCTGATCGGTGCCATCTTCCTGATCGCATTTATTGCTGAACGTCGTGGGAAAACGCGGTCGCAGGCATAA
- a CDS encoding LacI family DNA-binding transcriptional regulator: MKGNLKIREIAQRTGYSISTVSRVLSGQSNTSEQAKTDILNCARQCGVLADLANGRLLLNGLTIFAPPRAFDIRSDIFYHKVVQSIIDALKPHDVRVRYCGLEENDSDAALFLDKMRDPATEAALLIGIDDPYIHALAADSGKPCILINCIDRKMRLPGVAPAHRLIGEFSAHYIFEQGHHSVLTLLCLRRYTMELRLDGIRDAYQHHNLPFSSEDNLLALDNFSTTDAEQAMTTFLARCPPDKRPTAILAGGDFIAVGVVNALTKAGLRVPQDVSVMSMDGFNLSAIHDVPLTSVHVPREALGEEAVRLLQYRLIRPEAPVGNLLLNGTLVVRQSVRRLRASKSVAPIQDESLYD; the protein is encoded by the coding sequence ATGAAAGGAAACCTGAAAATACGCGAAATTGCGCAGCGGACGGGCTACTCGATCAGCACGGTCTCACGCGTGCTATCTGGTCAGTCCAATACCAGCGAACAGGCAAAAACGGACATTCTCAACTGCGCCCGCCAGTGCGGCGTACTGGCCGATCTCGCCAACGGCCGCCTGCTGTTGAACGGGCTCACTATTTTTGCCCCACCGCGCGCTTTTGATATTCGGTCCGACATCTTCTATCACAAGGTGGTACAGAGCATCATTGATGCCCTGAAGCCACACGATGTGCGAGTGCGCTACTGCGGGCTGGAGGAAAATGACAGCGATGCGGCGCTCTTTTTAGACAAAATGCGCGATCCGGCTACGGAGGCGGCGCTGCTGATCGGCATCGACGATCCCTATATTCACGCGCTGGCGGCGGACAGCGGTAAGCCCTGCATATTGATTAACTGCATTGACCGTAAGATGCGATTGCCGGGTGTGGCGCCCGCCCATCGCTTGATAGGCGAATTCTCCGCCCATTATATTTTTGAGCAAGGGCACCATTCCGTGTTGACGCTGCTGTGCCTGCGTCGTTACACGATGGAGCTGCGTCTGGACGGGATTCGGGATGCCTATCAGCACCATAATCTGCCGTTTTCCTCTGAGGATAATTTGCTGGCGTTAGATAATTTCAGCACGACGGACGCCGAACAGGCGATGACGACCTTTTTAGCCCGCTGCCCGCCGGATAAGCGACCTACGGCGATTTTGGCCGGTGGTGATTTCATCGCGGTTGGGGTGGTAAATGCTTTGACCAAAGCAGGATTGCGCGTGCCGCAGGATGTCTCGGTGATGAGCATGGATGGATTCAATCTCTCGGCCATTCACGACGTCCCGCTCACATCGGTACATGTGCCGCGTGAGGCGCTGGGCGAAGAAGCCGTCAGGCTGTTGCAATATCGCCTGATTCGCCCCGAAGCCCCCGTCGGCAACCTGCTACTAAACGGCACGCTGGTGGTTCGCCAGTCCGTCAGGCGGCTGCGCGCCAGTAAATCCGTTGCGCCGATACAGGATGAAAGCCTCTACGACTGA
- a CDS encoding LysR family transcriptional regulator, with protein sequence MDIKQLQYLCNLEKERHFGRAAEASFVSQPTLSMRLKNLERELDLALINRGNNFEGFTAEGERVLAWAREIVSVYQGLKLEVASLKRGVSGVLRIGAVPQSSIALSSLLAAVNKVYPQLDFQISLFSADQLLEALNAHSVDVGIGFFEFSTLQELHFQASPLTEQGVDLLFHPHYFPQLVGETPLPLAALSEVPLCLAEASRYFRRYLDSHFREMGVSPWVKVESSSVLQLIQSAYVGLGCGIVPHGSLIPDMTPALTLRPLLFPPMRRRAAVVVAQAGRATPLAQNFFDAAQAWLQAQS encoded by the coding sequence ATGGATATTAAGCAACTGCAATACCTGTGCAATCTGGAGAAAGAGCGCCATTTTGGCCGGGCAGCGGAAGCCAGTTTTGTCAGTCAGCCAACGCTCTCCATGCGGTTGAAAAATCTGGAGCGAGAGCTGGATCTGGCGTTAATCAATCGGGGTAACAATTTTGAAGGCTTTACCGCCGAAGGTGAACGCGTGCTGGCCTGGGCGCGGGAAATCGTCTCGGTTTATCAGGGGCTGAAGCTGGAAGTCGCGTCGCTGAAACGCGGTGTGAGCGGCGTATTGCGCATCGGCGCGGTGCCGCAAAGCAGTATCGCGCTGTCGAGCCTGCTGGCAGCGGTGAACAAGGTTTACCCGCAGCTGGATTTTCAGATCTCGCTGTTCAGTGCGGATCAACTGCTGGAAGCGCTGAATGCGCATTCGGTGGATGTCGGCATCGGCTTTTTTGAGTTTTCGACGCTACAGGAACTGCACTTTCAGGCGTCGCCGTTGACGGAGCAGGGCGTTGATCTCTTGTTCCATCCGCACTATTTCCCACAGCTGGTCGGGGAGACGCCGCTGCCTCTCGCTGCGCTTTCTGAGGTTCCGCTCTGTCTGGCGGAGGCCAGCCGCTACTTCCGTCGCTATCTCGATAGTCATTTCCGCGAAATGGGCGTTTCGCCGTGGGTCAAGGTGGAAAGCTCTTCCGTCCTGCAACTGATCCAAAGTGCTTATGTCGGGCTCGGGTGCGGCATTGTGCCTCACGGCAGCCTGATCCCGGACATGACGCCCGCGTTAACGCTCCGACCTCTGCTGTTTCCGCCAATGCGCCGCCGTGCTGCCGTTGTTGTTGCACAGGCTGGTCGAGCGACGCCGCTGGCGCAGAACTTCTTTGACGCGGCGCAGGCGTGGTTGCAGGCTCAGTCGTAG